One segment of Haloplanus natans DSM 17983 DNA contains the following:
- a CDS encoding NADH-quinone oxidoreductase subunit D, translating to MSLEESTPETVEQTTAEEIDALLGDLVIDRDDHLNAPGFVVRPDEVQDTLFRLRDEAGYDHLSCVTAQEYEDRYESIYHLKKYDDPTDEVSVVVPTPTDDPVSESAEPVYRTADWHEREAYDLVGVQYEDHPDLRRILLPETWQGHPLGRDYDQDRPQIVPLREHANPLQEDHQSDAGDTMFLNIGPHHPATHGVLHLKTVLDGEQVVDVESDIGYLHRCEEQICQQGTYRYQIMPYPDRWDYISAGLLNEWAYARVAEDLADIDVPEYAQVIRTMGAELCRIAAHMLAVGTFALDVYGDFTAIFMYAVRDREKVQNILEEMTGQRLMFNYFRLGGVVWDLPEPREDFFELIRDFLDDLPEALEEYHDLISANEILQVRTVDTGVLPPEVAKSYGATGPVARGSGIDYDLRRDDPYGYYDELDWDVPVEDGCDNYSRLLVRLREVEESAKIIEQCVDLLEDWPEDERTIQSNVPRTIRPDDDTEIYRAVEGAKGELGIYVRADGTEKPARFKIRSPCFSNLQTLPEMSNGEYIPDLIASLGSLDIVLGEVDR from the coding sequence ATGAGTCTCGAAGAATCCACCCCGGAGACGGTCGAACAGACGACGGCCGAGGAGATCGACGCCCTACTCGGCGATCTGGTCATCGACCGCGACGACCACCTCAACGCGCCGGGCTTCGTCGTCCGACCGGACGAGGTGCAGGACACCCTCTTCCGCCTGCGCGACGAGGCCGGCTACGACCACCTCTCCTGTGTCACCGCACAGGAGTACGAGGACCGGTACGAATCCATCTACCACCTCAAGAAGTACGACGACCCGACCGACGAGGTGAGCGTCGTGGTGCCGACGCCCACCGACGACCCGGTGAGCGAGTCGGCCGAACCGGTCTACCGGACCGCCGACTGGCACGAACGCGAGGCGTACGACCTCGTTGGTGTCCAGTACGAGGACCACCCCGACCTGCGTCGCATCCTCCTCCCCGAGACCTGGCAGGGCCACCCGCTCGGCCGCGACTACGACCAGGATCGCCCGCAGATCGTCCCGCTACGCGAACACGCCAACCCGCTCCAGGAGGACCACCAGAGCGACGCGGGCGATACGATGTTCCTCAACATCGGCCCGCACCACCCGGCGACCCACGGCGTCCTCCACCTCAAGACGGTGCTCGACGGCGAACAGGTCGTCGACGTGGAGTCGGACATCGGCTACCTCCACCGCTGTGAGGAGCAGATCTGCCAGCAAGGGACGTATCGCTACCAGATCATGCCCTACCCGGACCGCTGGGACTACATCTCGGCTGGCCTGCTCAACGAGTGGGCGTACGCCCGCGTCGCGGAGGACCTCGCGGACATCGACGTACCGGAGTACGCACAGGTCATCCGGACGATGGGCGCCGAACTCTGTCGGATCGCGGCCCACATGCTCGCGGTCGGCACCTTCGCGCTCGACGTTTACGGCGACTTCACTGCCATCTTCATGTACGCCGTCCGGGACCGCGAGAAGGTCCAGAACATCCTCGAAGAGATGACGGGCCAGCGGCTGATGTTCAACTACTTCCGCCTCGGTGGGGTGGTCTGGGATCTGCCCGAACCCCGCGAGGACTTCTTCGAACTGATCCGTGATTTCCTCGACGACCTTCCGGAGGCCTTAGAGGAGTACCACGACCTCATCTCCGCGAACGAGATTCTGCAGGTTCGCACCGTCGATACGGGCGTCCTGCCGCCGGAGGTGGCGAAAAGCTACGGCGCGACCGGCCCCGTCGCACGCGGGTCGGGCATCGACTACGACCTCCGCCGCGACGACCCGTACGGCTACTACGACGAACTCGACTGGGACGTTCCCGTCGAGGACGGCTGCGACAACTACAGCCGCCTGCTCGTCCGCCTGCGCGAGGTGGAGGAGTCGGCCAAGATCATCGAGCAGTGTGTCGACCTGCTGGAGGACTGGCCGGAAGACGAGCGGACGATCCAGAGCAACGTCCCCCGGACCATCCGGCCGGACGACGACACGGAGATTTACCGCGCCGTCGAGGGCGCGAAAGGCGAACTCGGCATCTACGTGCGCGCGGACGGTACCGAGAAGCCGGCCCGGTTCAAGATCCGGAGCCCGTGTTTCTCGAACCTCCAGACGCTGCCGGAGATGTCGAACGGCGAGTATATTCCGGACCTGATCGCCTCGCTCGGCAGCCTCGACATCGTCCTCGGTGAGGTGGATCGCTGA
- the purE gene encoding 5-(carboxyamino)imidazole ribonucleotide mutase, whose product MTDVTDLIDELHAQADRDRQTEATPEVGIIMGSDSDLDVMAGAYDALRELGFAEQTDYDNPPEARFSFESYVVSAHRTPDLMYAYGETATDRGLDVVIAGAGGKSADLPNMIASIAYPLPVIGVPVQEKSVDSVIGMPTGAPIVAVDAGKSYNAALSAVQILGREHDELVTRLETEHDELRAGVADVSRALHDRGIDGFRERGE is encoded by the coding sequence ATGACCGACGTAACCGACCTGATCGACGAACTGCACGCACAGGCCGACAGGGACCGTCAGACCGAGGCGACCCCCGAGGTGGGGATCATCATGGGGTCGGACTCGGATCTGGACGTGATGGCGGGGGCGTACGACGCCCTCCGCGAACTCGGATTCGCCGAACAGACTGACTACGACAATCCGCCAGAGGCGCGTTTCTCCTTCGAGAGCTACGTCGTCTCGGCCCACCGGACGCCGGACCTGATGTACGCCTACGGCGAGACGGCGACGGACCGGGGACTGGACGTGGTCATCGCGGGCGCGGGCGGGAAATCCGCGGACCTGCCGAACATGATTGCCTCCATCGCCTATCCGCTCCCGGTGATCGGGGTGCCGGTCCAGGAGAAGTCGGTGGATTCGGTGATCGGGATGCCGACGGGCGCGCCCATCGTCGCCGTCGACGCGGGCAAATCGTACAACGCGGCGCTGTCGGCGGTCCAGATCCTCGGCCGGGAGCACGACGAACTCGTGACCAGACTGGAGACCGAACACGACGAGTTGCGGGCGGGCGTCGCGGACGTCTCTCGGGCGCTGCACGACCGGGGCATCGACGGGTTCCGGGAGCGGGGGGAGTAG
- a CDS encoding NADH-quinone oxidoreductase subunit A: MNQWIAIGALGLVGVGIPIGMMVVSALLRPTITEQGKTVIYESGEVPTGTAHVQFNIQYYMVALLFVIFDVETVLIFPWTLIYRSALEGGATLLQTLVPMLVFIGVLVVGLVWAWRNGAVEWVKSPRANRRKTERQS; this comes from the coding sequence ATGAATCAGTGGATAGCAATCGGTGCACTCGGCCTGGTCGGCGTCGGCATCCCCATCGGGATGATGGTGGTGTCCGCGCTCCTCCGGCCGACGATCACCGAACAGGGAAAGACCGTCATCTACGAGAGTGGTGAGGTCCCGACGGGGACGGCGCACGTCCAGTTCAACATCCAGTACTACATGGTCGCGCTGTTGTTCGTCATCTTCGACGTGGAGACCGTCCTGATCTTCCCGTGGACGTTGATCTATCGGTCGGCGCTGGAAGGCGGGGCGACCCTCCTCCAGACGCTCGTGCCGATGCTGGTGTTCATCGGGGTCCTCGTCGTCGGTCTCGTCTGGGCCTGGCGGAACGGCGCGGTCGAGTGGGTCAAGAGCCCGCGCGCGAACCGCCGTAAAACGGAGCGTCAATCATGA
- a CDS encoding complex I subunit 1/NuoH family protein has translation MDSVLLQSGTATPTGTANATANASASGPITTLPETVSGALGLTGVLGDVVGGLIGAFLIANIMLGMTALAGPWAKRKITAAFTDRIAVNRIGPFGLLIIVADAVRLLSKELIVPDGVDRPAWDLAPIILPFSALLGFAVIPLGSGLQLADPETGIVFAFAAASIASLGLVMAGYASNNKYSLLGSLRSIAQNLAYEIPLVVTAASVIIFAGTFRTSEIVAAQTETLVTVAGIAIPGWYAFVNPFAFVLFLAANMAEIGRNPFDIPEAPTEIVAGYQTEYSSVYFVLFYLGEFIHIFLGGALMAVLFLGGPAGPVLPGFVWMVIKMWAFFLFTQWARSAVPRVRIDQLIEIGWKGMLVLSFANLVLTAVIVGVIA, from the coding sequence ATGGATTCGGTGCTCCTGCAGTCGGGGACAGCGACGCCGACGGGGACGGCGAACGCGACGGCCAACGCCTCCGCGAGCGGGCCGATCACGACGCTCCCGGAGACCGTCTCCGGCGCGCTCGGCCTCACGGGCGTCCTCGGTGACGTGGTGGGTGGCCTGATCGGCGCGTTCCTCATCGCCAACATCATGCTCGGCATGACGGCGCTCGCCGGCCCGTGGGCCAAACGGAAGATCACGGCCGCGTTCACCGACCGTATCGCGGTCAACCGGATCGGTCCGTTCGGCCTGCTGATCATCGTCGCCGACGCGGTGCGCCTGCTCTCGAAGGAACTGATCGTTCCGGACGGCGTCGACCGCCCGGCGTGGGACCTCGCGCCGATCATCCTGCCCTTTTCGGCGCTGCTCGGGTTCGCGGTCATCCCGCTGGGGAGCGGTCTCCAGTTGGCCGACCCCGAGACGGGCATCGTCTTCGCGTTCGCGGCGGCCTCGATCGCGTCGCTCGGCCTCGTGATGGCCGGCTACGCCTCGAACAACAAGTACTCGCTTTTGGGCTCGCTGCGCTCCATCGCGCAGAACCTGGCCTACGAGATTCCGCTCGTCGTCACGGCGGCGTCGGTGATCATCTTCGCCGGCACCTTCCGGACCAGCGAAATCGTCGCCGCCCAGACGGAGACGCTCGTCACGGTCGCGGGCATCGCGATTCCGGGCTGGTACGCGTTCGTCAACCCGTTCGCGTTCGTCCTCTTCCTGGCGGCGAACATGGCCGAGATCGGCCGGAACCCCTTCGACATTCCGGAGGCGCCGACCGAAATCGTCGCCGGCTATCAGACCGAGTACTCGAGTGTCTACTTCGTCCTCTTCTATCTCGGGGAGTTCATCCACATCTTCCTCGGCGGCGCGCTGATGGCCGTCCTCTTCCTTGGCGGTCCGGCCGGTCCCGTGCTGCCCGGATTCGTCTGGATGGTCATCAAGATGTGGGCGTTCTTCTTGTTCACGCAGTGGGCCCGCTCCGCGGTCCCGCGCGTGCGTATCGACCAGTTGATCGAAATCGGTTGGAAGGGGATGCTCGTGCTCTCCTTCGCGAACCTGGTGCTCACGGCAGTCATCGTGGGAGTGATCGCGTAA
- a CDS encoding NADH-quinone oxidoreductase subunit B, with translation MSSEQERFVTDTTKVGSETRDARIGASGTDNRFNSKLREAFGSSPFILTKFDRFMEWVRGSSMFMLQFGIACCSIEMMHTYAVKHDLDRFGAGVPRASPRQADVIIVPGTIVSKFAPRMKRVYDQMPEPKFVVGMGSCTISGGPFQEGYNVIKGAEEVIPVDIHVPGCPPRPEALVYGVAKLQERIANGESSPVTVKPYELEQFSDLDRDEVVDKLAEQIDEDDLVMRYNWADSP, from the coding sequence ATGAGTAGTGAACAGGAACGATTCGTCACCGACACGACAAAGGTAGGCAGCGAGACCCGCGACGCCCGTATCGGGGCGTCCGGCACCGACAACCGGTTCAACTCCAAACTTCGCGAGGCCTTCGGCTCCTCGCCGTTCATCCTCACGAAGTTCGATCGGTTCATGGAGTGGGTGCGTGGCTCCTCGATGTTCATGCTACAGTTCGGTATCGCCTGCTGTAGTATCGAGATGATGCACACGTACGCGGTAAAGCACGACCTCGACCGGTTCGGGGCCGGCGTGCCGCGCGCGTCGCCGCGACAGGCCGACGTGATAATCGTCCCGGGGACCATCGTCTCGAAGTTCGCCCCGCGGATGAAACGCGTCTACGACCAGATGCCCGAACCCAAGTTCGTCGTCGGCATGGGGTCGTGTACCATCTCCGGCGGGCCGTTCCAGGAGGGGTACAACGTCATCAAGGGCGCCGAGGAGGTCATTCCGGTGGACATCCACGTCCCCGGCTGTCCGCCCCGCCCCGAGGCGTTGGTGTACGGCGTCGCCAAACTGCAAGAGCGCATCGCCAACGGCGAGAGTTCGCCGGTGACGGTCAAGCCCTACGAACTCGAACAGTTCAGCGACCTCGACCGCGACGAAGTGGTCGACAAACTCGCCGAACAGATCGACGAGGACGACCTCGTCATGCGGTACAACTGGGCCGACTCGCCATGA